The following is a genomic window from Flavobacterium sp..
TTCCATAAATATCAAGAGCGAATACATCACTTTTATTTATAAATTTCCCAATAACTATAACTCTTGAAGAATCAGAATCTATTATTGAATCTAATGGATAGATAAATTCATTTTCTTTTAATTGTAAAATTTCATCATTGTATGAATTTAACAGACTGTCAACGTTTAGCTTTTCATGAAATAAATTTGGTTCAAGAATAATTCCTTCAATAGATTCACTTGGATTATCTCCTTTACTATCTTTTTTTCTAGCTGAACAATTATAAAAAAGCACAATTCCAATTAGAAGAATTATGCTTTTCATAAATTTATTCTTTATTGATTTCTTAATCCAATTCATACTCTAATCGAACAGTAATTCTTGCCGTTTTGTTTTTGCTATAGGTATCATTGTTACCACCGTAGCTATCTTCTTCGGTAGAACCTTGCCCTGTAATTTGAAAAACACCCATACTTGCCGATTTTAATTTCCCTAAACTTCCATCTGCAGTGCTTACAATTTTTTGAGCACGTTCACTAGCATCTTTTGAAGCGTTTTGAATCAAACTATGTTTTAAACTTGGTAAATCGGAATACGTATATTGAATAGAATTAGAAGATAATTCAATTCCTGAATTAATTAATTCAGAAGTTTTACTAGATACTTCTTCAATTCGTTTCATTAATTCTGGATTCTTTTTAGCCGAAAATGAAATCGTTTGGGTAGCTTCATACCCGTCAAAAACTTGTTCGTATTTTGTTTGGTAAGCTACTTCTGAATTTTCAGTTCTAACTTCTCTAAAACGTTTGTTGAATTGTACCGCTCCAAAAGTAAATTCTTCTTTCTTAAAACCTTTATTCAAAAAGAAATCAGAAACAATTTTTTGATCAGAAATCATTTTATTGTATGCTTCTTTGATATCAAAACTTTTAGTTGTAAAACTTCCCGACCATAAAATTTCATCTGAAACAAAATCTTTGGTTCCTAATCCAATTACGGAAATAGTATCCAAATTTTCATTACGATTTTTAAATGCTGAACCTAAAATAAATGCGGAGATAATTATTGAAATTCCAATAATTAACGTTGATTTTAATCTGTTTTCCATAACTTTTTTAGAAATTAGTTTGTTTTCTAATGCAACATCAAAAGGTATACCAAGTTACGAAATTTTAAGTCACTTTGAAAACTATCTTTTATTTTTAAAAAAAGCCTTCATCAAATCGCTGCATTCTTTTTCTAAAACTCCTGAAATGACTTGAGTTTTTGGATGTAATTGCGTTCCCATTTTTTTAAATCCACGATTTTCATCGGAAGCACCAAAAACAATTTTAGAAATTTGTGACCAGTACAAAGCGCCTGCACACATTTGACAAGGTTCTAAGGTTACATATAAAGTACAATCTTTCAAATATTTTCCACCTATAAAATTGGCTGCGCTAGTTATGGCTTGCATTTCGGCATGAGCGGTAACATCGTGCAACAATTCGGTTAAATTATGTGTACGAGCAATGACTTTATTATCTATAACAATAACAGCTCCAACAGGAATTTCGCCTTTTTCAAAAGCTACTTCGGCTTCCAGTAAGGCTTTCTTCATAAAATATTCGTCGGTAAAAATATTCTCCATAAGTACAAAAATACGATAACCAATTCTTACTTTTGTCCTGAAATGGAAAATTTGCTTTCAAAAATTAACAATCCTATCGATTTAAGGAAACTTCCTGAAAATCAATTGCTTCAATTAGCCAAAGAATTGAGAGACTTTATCATTGATATTGTTTCCAAAAAAGAAGGGCATTTGGGAGCAAGTTTAGGTGTTGTAGAATTAACGATTGCACTGCATTATGTTTTCAATACACCAGAAGATTTATTGGTTTGGGATGTAGGTCATCAAGCTTACGGACATAAAATTCTAACAGAAAGACGCGACATTTTTCATACCAATAGAGAACTAAACGGAATTTCAGGTTTTCCAAAGCGAAGTGAGAGTGTTTATGATACGTTTGGCGTTGGGCATTCTTCAACATCAATTTCGGCAGCTTTAGGAATGGCTTTGGCTTCTCAATTAAACGGAGAAATTGAAAAACATCACATTGCAGTAATTGGCGACGCTTCCATTGCAAGTGGAATGGCTTTTGAAGGATTAAATCACGCGGGTGTTACCGATGCAAATTTATTGGTAATTTTGAACGATAACGCCATTGGAATTGATCCAAGTATTGGTGCTTTGAAAAATTATTTGACAGCTGTTAAAGAAGGAAAAAATCCAAAACAAAATAACATCATCAAATCCTTGAATTTTGATTATTCGGGACCAATAGATGGACATGATTTACCAAAACTGATTTCAGAATTAGAACGATTAAAATCGGTTAAAGGTCCAAAATTCTTGCATGTAATTACCACCAAAGGCAAAGGATTACAATTGGCCGAAGAAGACCAAGTAAAATACCATGCGCCAGGAAAATTTGATGCTGAAACCGGAAAAATTCATCCAAAAGATGAATCGCATTTACCTCCAAAATTTCAAGATGTTTTCGGACATACATTAGTCGAATTAGCGAAGCAAAACGAAAAAATCATTGGAATAACTCCAGCAATGCCATCAGGAAGTTCTATGAAATATATGATGGAAACTTTTCCAAAACGCGCAATCGACGTTGGAATTGCTGAACAACACGCTGTTACTCTAGCTGCCGGAATGGCAACACGAGGAATGATAGTTTTTTGTAATATTTATTCCACTTTTTTACAACGTGCCTATGACCAAGTAATTCATGATGTGGCTTTGCAGAATTTACCAGTTATTTTTTGTTTGGATAGAGCAGGTTTGGTAGGTGAAGATGGCGCCACCCATCATGGCGTTTTTGACATGGCTTATTTGAATTGTATTCCAAATATGATAATAGCTGCTCCAAAAGACGAAATTGAGTTGCGAAATATTATGTTTACTGCTTCTGAAGGATTAAATCATCCGATTGCAATACGCTATCCTAGAGGAAGAGGCGAAAACGTAAATTGGGAACAACCTTTTGAGAAGATTCAAATTGGAAAGATAAAAGAGCTTAAAAAAGGAATTAAAGTAGCTGTTTTGTCTACTGGAACCATTGGAAATAATGTAACGAAAGCTTTAAATGAGGTTGAAAATCCAAGTTTCTTTTCGCATTTTCATTTTCCATTTATAAAACCATTGGATTTAGAAGCTGTTAAATCAATTATAAATGAACACGACCACATTGTTACAATTGAAGATGGCGTGATTAAAGGTGGTTTTGGCGAACAAATTAGTGCCATTCTTGCAACAAATAATTTAAATAAATCCATCATCCATCTCGGAGTTCCCGATTCTTTTGTAGAACATGGAACGGTTTTTGAGTTACAACAACTTTGCAAAATAGACGTTATTAACCTCATACAATTATTAAATACATTTTAGTATGCTTAAAAAAATCTCTTTATTCGGATTATTATTTTTTGTTTATCAATCTAATTTTGGTCAATTAATTAACACGGAATTGCCAGATACTATTTCGTATTGGTCTAAAGAAAATAAAGTGGGTTTAGATATTTCTCAAATTACTTTTGTGAATTGGAATGCAGGTGGTAATAATTCCATTTCGGGCTTAATAAAAGGCCAGTTTATTCGTACGTATACAAAAGAAAATATCAATTGGAAAAACGAATTGATTATGCGTTACGGAATTAACAAACAAGAAAGTCAAGAGGTTAGAAAGACAGATGATCAATTTTCTTTTAACTCAACATTTGGTTATAAAAGAGATACCATAACTAATTGGTATTATGCGGGAAAATTTAATTTTAACACCCAGTTTGCCAATGGTTATGCTTATCCAAATGTTGATTTAGCTATTTCAAGACCTTTTGCTCCTGCTTATACCTTTTTAGGTATTGGGGCTGAATATTCTAGAAAAGATTTAAACTTAAATTTCTACTTATCACCACTAACACAAAAAACAACCATGGTTTTTGATCAAAGATTAGCCAATCAAGGAGCTTTTGGTGTAGAAAAAGCGGTTTATGATGAATTTGGGACTTTGATACGAGAAGGTAAAAATATTAGAAATGAAACGGGTATTTTAGTTACAAATCAATGGAAGAGAGAGATTTTTGAGAACATTAATTTTGAAAATAGAATTGCTTTATATACAGATTATATTAATAATTTTGGGAATATTGATATAGATTGGCAAATTCAGTTAGATTTAACG
Proteins encoded in this region:
- a CDS encoding nucleoside deaminase, which gives rise to MENIFTDEYFMKKALLEAEVAFEKGEIPVGAVIVIDNKVIARTHNLTELLHDVTAHAEMQAITSAANFIGGKYLKDCTLYVTLEPCQMCAGALYWSQISKIVFGASDENRGFKKMGTQLHPKTQVISGVLEKECSDLMKAFFKNKR
- a CDS encoding 1-deoxy-D-xylulose-5-phosphate synthase, whose translation is MENLLSKINNPIDLRKLPENQLLQLAKELRDFIIDIVSKKEGHLGASLGVVELTIALHYVFNTPEDLLVWDVGHQAYGHKILTERRDIFHTNRELNGISGFPKRSESVYDTFGVGHSSTSISAALGMALASQLNGEIEKHHIAVIGDASIASGMAFEGLNHAGVTDANLLVILNDNAIGIDPSIGALKNYLTAVKEGKNPKQNNIIKSLNFDYSGPIDGHDLPKLISELERLKSVKGPKFLHVITTKGKGLQLAEEDQVKYHAPGKFDAETGKIHPKDESHLPPKFQDVFGHTLVELAKQNEKIIGITPAMPSGSSMKYMMETFPKRAIDVGIAEQHAVTLAAGMATRGMIVFCNIYSTFLQRAYDQVIHDVALQNLPVIFCLDRAGLVGEDGATHHGVFDMAYLNCIPNMIIAAPKDEIELRNIMFTASEGLNHPIAIRYPRGRGENVNWEQPFEKIQIGKIKELKKGIKVAVLSTGTIGNNVTKALNEVENPSFFSHFHFPFIKPLDLEAVKSIINEHDHIVTIEDGVIKGGFGEQISAILATNNLNKSIIHLGVPDSFVEHGTVFELQQLCKIDVINLIQLLNTF
- a CDS encoding SIMPL domain-containing protein; this translates as MENRLKSTLIIGISIIISAFILGSAFKNRNENLDTISVIGLGTKDFVSDEILWSGSFTTKSFDIKEAYNKMISDQKIVSDFFLNKGFKKEEFTFGAVQFNKRFREVRTENSEVAYQTKYEQVFDGYEATQTISFSAKKNPELMKRIEEVSSKTSELINSGIELSSNSIQYTYSDLPSLKHSLIQNASKDASERAQKIVSTADGSLGKLKSASMGVFQITGQGSTEEDSYGGNNDTYSKNKTARITVRLEYELD
- a CDS encoding DUF3078 domain-containing protein, which produces MLKKISLFGLLFFVYQSNFGQLINTELPDTISYWSKENKVGLDISQITFVNWNAGGNNSISGLIKGQFIRTYTKENINWKNELIMRYGINKQESQEVRKTDDQFSFNSTFGYKRDTITNWYYAGKFNFNTQFANGYAYPNVDLAISRPFAPAYTFLGIGAEYSRKDLNLNFYLSPLTQKTTMVFDQRLANQGAFGVEKAVYDEFGTLIREGKNIRNETGILVTNQWKREIFENINFENRIALYTDYINNFGNIDIDWQIQLDLTVNQYVKANIGTHLVYDDDIKSKQEEGGVQVVKGPKIQLKQLLGLGVVYQF